A DNA window from Sphaeramia orbicularis chromosome 22, fSphaOr1.1, whole genome shotgun sequence contains the following coding sequences:
- the LOC115413304 gene encoding glutathione-specific gamma-glutamylcyclotransferase 1-like: MKPQDIIKEKSSLWIFGYGSLVWKPDFAYRRSKIGYIKGYKRRFWHGDDFHRGDKEKPGRVATLVEDQEACTWGVAYEVTDSQIEESLQYLNIREVKLGGYVTEMVEFIPKEKGQGSLPALVYIATSDNPIYLGPASSQEIAAQIAICSGKTGHNIEYLVRLAEFMRIYCPEAEDDHLFGIEEAVLNFVRDGIKPPEQKSLLVGTT, translated from the exons ATGAAACCTCAGGATATTATCAAGGAAAAAAGTAGCTTATGGATATTTGGATACGGCTCCTTAGTGTGGAAACCTGATTTTGCATACAGAAGAAGTAAAATCGGTTACATTAAAGGGTACAAAAGGCGTTTCTGGCATGGAGATGACTTCCATCGAGGAGACAAGGAAAAG CCTGGCAGAGTGGCCACACTGGTGGAGGATCAAGAG GCCTGCACATGGGGAGTAGCGTATGAGGTGACTGACTCCCAGATAGAGGAGTCCCTTCAGTACCTGAACATCAGGGAGGTGAAGTTGGGGGGTTATGTAACAGAAATGGTGGAGTTCATCCCCAAGGAAAAAGGGCAGGGTAGCCTGCCCGCCCTCGTGTACATCGCTACTTCTGACAACCCCATCTACCTCGGCCCAGCTTCCAGCCAGGAGATTGCCGCCCAGATTGCCATCTGCAGCGGCAAAACTGGCCACAATATTGAATACCTGGTCCGCCTGGCAGAGTTCATGAGGATTTACTGTCCAGAAGCAGAGGATGATCATCTCTTTGGAATTGAAGAGGCTGTTTTGAACTTTGTCCGTGATGGGATCAAACCCCCAGAGCAAAAATCTCTACTAGTAGGAACTACATAA
- the LOC115413303 gene encoding rho-related GTP-binding protein RhoV-like — translation MEQTCQRLDKVSRLRDEVSCMLVGDGAVGKTSMIISYIFNGYNSEYRQTAFDVFTGLVHVNGVPTRIKLIDTAGQEEFGHLRSLCYAHVDVFILCFSLVNPVSFDNITSKWIPQIRARNLTSPIVLVGTQSDLCHDVDVLIHLDQRNSRPVHLRQARRLAKRIRAHDYMECSALTQHNLKDVFDCAISAAMKQKHTGTKSKKLSLFKRLKTFSYCGWRKVFQFI, via the exons ATGGAACAAACCTGTCAGAGGCTGGATAAAGTCAGCAGACTGAGGGATGAAGTGAGCTGCATGTTGGTAGGTGATGGAGCTGTGGGGAAGACCAGCATGATTATCAGCTACATCTTCAATGGATACAACAGCGAGTACAGGCAAACAGCTTTTGATGTTTTCACTG GCCTAGTGCATGTAAATGGAGTTCCAACTCGTATCAAACTTATTGATACTGCTGGACAG GAGGAGTTTGGTCATCTCCGCTCCCTGTGCTATGCCCATGTGGATGTCTTCATCCTCTGCTTCAGCCTCGTCAACCCTGTGTCCTTTGACAATATTACCTCTAAGTGGATACCACAGATCCGAGCTCGCAACTTGACCTCTCCCATCGTTCTGGTCGGGACTCAGTCAGACCTTTGTCATGATGTGGATGTCCTTATTCATCTGGACCAGAGGAACTCCAGACCAGTGCATCTGAGGCAGGCCAGAAGGCTGGCAAAGCGGATCAGAGCTCATGACTACATGGAGTGTTCAGCTCTGACACAGCACAACCTCAAAGATGTGTTCGACTGTGCTATTTCTGCTGCTATGAAGCAGAAACACACTGGCACCAAATCCAAAAAGCTCAGTCTGTTTAAACGTTTAAAGACCTTTTCTTACTGTGGATGGAGAAAAGTTTTCCAATTTATCTGA